GTCGTCGAAGCGGTCGCCGACATCCCACTGGCCGAGCGTTCTCCTGGCGAACTGCCGTGCCTCGCGCACCGCTTCGAGCCCGGCGGGCAGAGCGCAGGAGGCCGCGTTGGACACGGCCGCGGGATCAAGCGGCGGAAGGCCCTGCCGTAACGGCTCGAGCATGGTCGATCCATTCGTCCCCATGCGAGGCACTCCCCGGATTCGCGGTCGTTGCGATGCAGCGGTGGCGCGGGACCATGGTTTCGGATGCGTACAGCAGATGCAAGGGCAGATGCACGTGCACGTGACCGAAATGGACCTTCCCGTACCGCTTCTTGGCCATTTTTTCCGCCAACTTCCCACCTGCCACCGGCACTTCCCTTCCTTTCTTCACCCTCTTCCCACACGGCGCGCTGTGCGTATCCTTTGGCTTCTTTCCATCTCTGTAATCGGACGAGTACTGCTCGAAGTGTTTTAGTGGCAGACTGCGGGCCCTGAAGACGGTTGGGGAGGCTGGCGAACGTGAGCGCGGGAGAGCCCGGATCGGTGGTGCGGCGCATGCTGCTGGGTTCGCAACTACGGCGGCTGCGCGAGGCGCGCGGCATCACGCGCGAGGCGGCGGGGTACTCGATCCGCGCTTCCGAGTCGAAGATCAGCCGTATGGAGCTGGGCCGGGTGAGCTTCAAGACCCGGGACGTGGAGGACCTGCTGACCCTGTACGGCATCACGGACGACGCGGAGCGCCAGGCGCTCGTCGGACTGGCCCGTGAGGCCAACGTGGCGGGCTGGTGGCACAGTTACTCGGACGTCCTGCCCAACTGGTTCCCCACCTACGTCGGCCTGGAGGGCGCGGCCGCGCTGATCCGGGTGTACGAGGTGCAGTTCGTGCACGGGCTGCTGCAGACGGAGGCGTACGCCCACGCGGTCGTCAGCCGCGGGATGAAGGGCGCGAGCGCGGCCGACATCGACCGGCGCGTGGCGCTGCGCCTGGAGCGGCAGAAGTACCTCGTCGCCGAGAGCGCCCCCGACTTCCACATCGTCCTCGACGAGGCCGCCCTGCGCCGGCCGTACGGCGACCGCGCGGTGATGCGCGGACAGCTCCAGCACCTGATCGAGATCTCCGAGCGCCCCAACGTACGGCTGCAGATCATGCCGTTCAGCTTCGGTGGGCACGCCGGGGAGTCCGGGGCCTTCACCATCCTCAGCTTCCCGGAGTCCGACCTGCAGGACGTCGTCTATCTGGAGCAGCTCACCAGCGCCCTCTACCTCGACAAGCGCGAGGACGTCGCCCAGTACGAGCAGGCGCTGAAGGAACTCCAGCAGGACAGCCCCGGGCCGGACGAGAGCCGGGACCTGCTGCGCGGCCTGCTCCAGCTTTCCTGACCCGTCTTTCACCGGTCTTTCGGCGGGCCCTAGGGTTTCCCCTAGAACGGTCGGGGATCGCTCCCAACTCCCCTGAAACACACGTACGATGACGTGTGATCAGATCGTGATGCCGATCGCAGCGCCGATCGCAGCAGGGGATTGAGGGATCACATGTCGTCCTACTTCACCGACCTGGCCCAGCAGTACATCGACGGTAAGTGGCGTCCGGGGACAGGGTCCTGGGACATCATCGACTTCAATCCCTACGACGGTGAGAAGCTCGCGTCGATCACCATAGCCACGGTCGACGAGGTCGACGAGGCCTATGCGGCCGCCGCCCGCGCGCAGAAGGAGTGGGCCGCGACCAACGCCTACGCCCGCCGCTCGGTGTTCGAGAAGGTGCTGCGGCTGGTCGAGGAGCGCGAGGCGGAGATCAGCCAGGTCCTCGTCGACGAGGCCGGCGGCACGTTCGGGAAGGCCGCCTTCGAGCTGCACCTCGCCAAGGAGTTCCTGCGCGAGTCGATCCATCTGTCGCTGCGCCCCGAGGGCCGCATCCTCCCCTCGCCGATCGACGGCAAGGAGAACCGCGTCTACCGCGAGCCGGTCGGCGTCGTCGGCGTGATCAGCCCCTTCAACGTTCCCTTCCTGCTGTCGCTGAAGTCGGTCGCCCCCGCGCTGGCCCTCGGCAACGGCGTGGTGCTCAAGCCGCACCAGAACACCCCGATCTCCGGCGGCACCGTGATCGCCAAGCTCTTCGAGGACGCGGGCCTGCCGCCCGGCCTGCTGAACGTCGTGGTGACCGACATCGCCGAGATCGGCGACGCCTTCCTGGAGCACCCGATCCCGCGGGTCATCTCCTTCACCGGCTCCGACAAGGTCGGCCGCCATGTCGCCATGGTCTCCGCCGCCCACTTCAAGCGGTCCGTCATCGAACTCGGCGGCAACAGCGCCTTCGTCGTCCTCGACGACGCCGACGTCGACTACGCGGTCGACGCGGCGGTGTTCAGCCGCTTCGTCCACCAAGGCCAGGTCTGCATGGCCGCCAACCGCGTCCTGGTCGACAGCTCGATCGCCGCGGAGTTCACCGAGAAGTTCGTCGCCAAGGTGAAGACCCTGAAGGCCGGCGACCCGCGCGACCCGCAGACCCTCATCGGCCCGGTGATCAACTCCTCCCAGGCGGAGGCCCTGTCGGGCGTCGTCGCCCAGGCCCTCGCCGAGGGCGCGACCGCCCTGCTGCACGGCACGACCACCGACAACCTCGTCGAGCCCTCCGTCCTCGGCGGCCTCCCCACCGACTCCGCCCTGCTCCAGCAGGAGGTCTTCGGCCCGGTCGTCTTCCTCAACACCTTCGAGGGCGAGGAGGAGGCCGTACGCCTGGTCAACGCCACGCCGTACGGGCTGAGCGGCGCGGTCCACACCGCCGACATCGAGCGGGGCGTCGCCTTCGCCAAGCAGATCGTCACCGGCATGTTCCACGTCAACGACGCCACCGTCCACGACGAGCCGATCGTCCCCTTCGGCGGCGAGAAGAGCTCCGGCGTCGGCCGCCTCAACGGCGAGACGACCCTGGAGGCCTTCACCACCACGAAGTGGATCTCGGTCCAGCACGGCCGCAGCGGCTTCCCGTTCTGATCGCGCTGATCCGGCTGATCCGGCTGATTCAGACGATCCGTACGATCCGGTCGGCCCGGTCCGCCCCGACGCCTGTCCGCCGCCCCCGCCCGCCGAGGCGCGGGGCGGCCAGGTCATAAGCTGGACCGCATGTCAGCGATCCGTCTCCTGGTGCTCGGCGCGGTGCGCCAGCACGGGCGGGCCCACGGCTACCAGGTCCGCAACGACCTCGAGTACTGGGGCGCCCACGAGTGGTCCAACGCCAAGCCGGGCTCGATCTACCACGCCCTGAAGCAGATGGCGAAGCAGGGACTGCTGCACGCGCACGAGATCGCCCCGTCCACCGTCGGCGGCCCGCCCCGCACGGAGTACGAGATCACCGAGGCGGGCTCCGAGGAGTACGTCCGGCTGCTGCGCGAGGCGCTGACCTCCTACGACCAGCGGACGGACGTGAAGTCGGCGGCCATCGGCTTCATCGTGGACCTGCCGCGCGCCGAGGCCGTCGCCCTCCTGAAGGAGCGGATCCGCCGCATCGAGGAGTGGCGCGGGGTCGTCACCCAGGACTACGCCCCCGAGCAGGGCCCCGAACAGCTGGGCCACATCGGCGAGATCATGAACCTCTGGGTCCACACGGCCGACGCCGAGGCCGAGTGGACCCGGGGCCTGATCGCCCGGATCGAGGGCGGCGCCTACACGTTCGCCGGCGAGGGCGAGCCGTTCGTCGGCGTGCTCACGGAGGGCCGCGAGAACCCGTACGCGACG
This window of the Streptomyces sp. NBC_01275 genome carries:
- a CDS encoding helix-turn-helix transcriptional regulator, producing MLLGSQLRRLREARGITREAAGYSIRASESKISRMELGRVSFKTRDVEDLLTLYGITDDAERQALVGLAREANVAGWWHSYSDVLPNWFPTYVGLEGAAALIRVYEVQFVHGLLQTEAYAHAVVSRGMKGASAADIDRRVALRLERQKYLVAESAPDFHIVLDEAALRRPYGDRAVMRGQLQHLIEISERPNVRLQIMPFSFGGHAGESGAFTILSFPESDLQDVVYLEQLTSALYLDKREDVAQYEQALKELQQDSPGPDESRDLLRGLLQLS
- a CDS encoding aldehyde dehydrogenase family protein, with the protein product MSSYFTDLAQQYIDGKWRPGTGSWDIIDFNPYDGEKLASITIATVDEVDEAYAAAARAQKEWAATNAYARRSVFEKVLRLVEEREAEISQVLVDEAGGTFGKAAFELHLAKEFLRESIHLSLRPEGRILPSPIDGKENRVYREPVGVVGVISPFNVPFLLSLKSVAPALALGNGVVLKPHQNTPISGGTVIAKLFEDAGLPPGLLNVVVTDIAEIGDAFLEHPIPRVISFTGSDKVGRHVAMVSAAHFKRSVIELGGNSAFVVLDDADVDYAVDAAVFSRFVHQGQVCMAANRVLVDSSIAAEFTEKFVAKVKTLKAGDPRDPQTLIGPVINSSQAEALSGVVAQALAEGATALLHGTTTDNLVEPSVLGGLPTDSALLQQEVFGPVVFLNTFEGEEEAVRLVNATPYGLSGAVHTADIERGVAFAKQIVTGMFHVNDATVHDEPIVPFGGEKSSGVGRLNGETTLEAFTTTKWISVQHGRSGFPF
- a CDS encoding PadR family transcriptional regulator encodes the protein MSAIRLLVLGAVRQHGRAHGYQVRNDLEYWGAHEWSNAKPGSIYHALKQMAKQGLLHAHEIAPSTVGGPPRTEYEITEAGSEEYVRLLREALTSYDQRTDVKSAAIGFIVDLPRAEAVALLKERIRRIEEWRGVVTQDYAPEQGPEQLGHIGEIMNLWVHTADAEAEWTRGLIARIEGGAYTFAGEGEPFVGVLTEGRENPYATGERHPEDDR